CCAGCGGGAGCCCACAGCTTCTCCGAAGGCCTGCGCATGGGAGCGGAAATTTTCCATAACCTGAAGGCAGTGCTTAAAGGCCGGGGACTCAACACCGCCGTAGGGGATGAAGGCGGCTTTGCCCCCAACCTCAAGAGCAACGAAGAAGCTCTGACCGTCATCATTGAAGCCATCGAAAAAGCCGGCTATAAACCCGGGCAAGACGTCTTCCTGGGCCTGGACGTAGCCGCCACCGAACTGTACAAAGACGGCAAATATATCCTGGAGGGTGAGGGAGTCACCTATACCTCCGATGAAATGATAGACTTCTACCAGAGACTGGTGGACAAATACCCTGTCATCACCATCGAAGATGGGCTGTCCGAAGATGACTGGGAAGGCTGGGCCAAACTGACCCGGGCCCTGGGCAAAAAAATCCAACTGGTGGGAGACGACCTGTTCGTCACCAACACCGAACGACTGGCCAAAGGTATCAAGAGTGGGGTGGCCAACTCCATCCTCATCAAAGTGAACCAGATCGGCACCCTCACCGAAACCCTGGACGCCATTGAAATGGCTAAGCGGGCTGGTTACACCGCCGTGGTTTCCCACCGTTCCGGCGAAACCGACGACACCACCATTGCCGACCTGGCTGTGGCCGCCAATGCCGGGCAGATCAAGACCGGCGCTCCTTCCCGGACCGACCGAGTGGCCAAGTACAACCAGCTGCTGCGTATTGAAGAGGAGCTTGGCGAACTGGCCAGGTATCGCGGCAGAGAAGTTTTTTATAACATAAGATAAATACAACTACTGGACATCATTTTACCTGCCAATCGGACGGCTAAAGGTTTGGTGGGAGAATGATCCCAACCAGAATAAGCGGACAAATCCCTTCATAAGTATCTTTTGGAGGGATTTGATTTTATCATCAAAAAGATTGGCACAATTTTATAATAATTTTGACAAATAGTCACAGCGAAATTTATGTACTTGTTTCGTTTTTTGAGCTGCCCTAATATATTCGAAAACAGCCAACATTTTTAAAATTTTCTAAAATAATTGACACTACTTGGAAGAAACTATATACTAGCTATAAGAACAAAAGTGCTGAAATTACGGTATTTACAAGTTTATTGTATACAGTGATAGATTTATATGTGGTAACTTATATTAATAATGGTACTTCTGACCGATTACACCATAAATAGTATCTTCGTTTCGCTAGGTCCGTCAGGTGGCTGGCGTGGCAATATAAAATATACAGAGGAGCCTGACTAAGACAAGCCGTCCAATTATGCGACCCGCTAACGCTAAGATACACCTGTTTTTGTTAAGTTTAGTACAAGCGTTTCGCTTGTTTGTTAACTGGTTACATAATTTTAGGGGTGAAGCCTCCGTACCATACTTTTAATGGTTCCTTAAAATGAACCGCGCTCCGGATTTTACAATATAAATTTAGTTTAAAAATTCCCCACCAAGGGGTTAAGTGTATTTATCGGGGTAATTTTTTACCCCTTGGAAAAGCGTAAATAGGAGGACGGTGTGAATGCAGAGATGACAACAAAGCCTGAAAAAGTAGGAGCCGTATTAGTGGTAGGTTCCGGTATAGCAGGAATCCAGGCATCATTGGATTTAGCAGAATCGGGCTACTATGTATACCTGGTAGAAATTGAGTAGGAGGGAGCGATTAACTCCCGTCCTCTCACACCACCGTACGTACCGTTCGGTATACGGCGGTTCATGTTGTGGAACGAAGTTCGTTGTATCTTTCAACTAAACTTTTAAGCCCTTGTTCTTGCCAAAAGGCGAGACCGAGGGCTTTGTTTACTTGTGGCGTGTTTGATAATCTCCAGTATCCCTTACGTGACCCGCTTATCAGCATTGCCCATTCTGGCGGTATTCCCAGCGCTACTAATTTCTTTCTTTTGGTCTTTGGTTTCTTCCATTGTTTTAAGTAGCACATTCGTAGTCGCCGTCTTAGCCATTCATCAAGGGATTGAAATACGCTTCTCGTATCAGCTAACCTGTAGTAGCCAATCCACCCGACTATATAGGTGTTGATTGCCTTGATTCTTTTGTTCATTGACTGGCTTTTGCTTCGGTTGGTTAGCTCCCGTATTTTGTCCATGAATCGCTTTTTCGTCTTTGGGGCTATTCTGATTTTGGGTTCTTTGTCCCACGTAAATGAAAATCCTAGAAATTTCCTCTTCCACGGCCTGTCTACTGCACTCTTTTGCATATTGACTTTAAGTTTTAGTCTCTCTTCTACAAACTTTTTGACACTCGCCATGACTCTTTCCCCGGCTCTTCGGCTCTTTACGTAAATGTTGCAGTCATCTGCATATCTGACGAATCTGTGTCCCCGTTTCCAGAGCTCCCAGTCTAGGTCATTCAGCATGATGTTGGCTAAAAGTGGGCTCAACGGGCCTCCTTGGGGGGTTCCTTCTCCGGTTGCTATGCAGCATCCGTTTACCATTACCCCGGCTTGGAGGTATCTCCGAATGAGCAGTAACACCCTTTTGTCTTGGATTCTTCTAGACACCTTCGACATAAGTATGTCGTGGTTGACCTTGTCAAAGAATTTCTCCAAGTCCATGTCCACTACCCACCTGTATCCTTCCTTGATGTATTCTCTTGCCAGTTCTACTGCCGAATGTGCTCTTTTGTGGGGGCGAAAGCCGAAGCTAAATGGGACAAAGGTTGGTTCAAAGATGTCGTTCATTTTCTGTAGAAGGGCCTGTTGGATTAGGCGGTCTATTACCGTTGGTATTCCCAACAACCTTGTTCCTCCGTCTGGTTTCGGGATTTCGACTCGACGTACTGGTTTTGGTTGGTAGGTTCCTTTTAGGAGTTGTTCTCTAATTACGGGCCACTGGTCTTTGAGGAATGGACGAAGGGATTCTATCGTCATTCCATCTATTCCAGCTGCTCCTTTGTTAGCCTCCACCCGGTATAGCGCATATAGCATATTGTCCCTTGCTACCACCCGTTCCATCAGGTTGTTACAACTTTCTTCGCGGGTCGTTTCTTTGGTTCGTGCCGGTGATAAACTCGGCCCTCCTCCAGTCCCCTGCGTATTCACCGCTTCCTCCTGAAGGTAGTTCCCTTTTGGGATTTTCTGCTGTCTTTGCTTACCTCTCGAACTCCCCATGAACTTCCCTCACAATCATGTTCAGCCCTTCCCTGCTCAGACGTCTCTTCGCAGGTACTATGGCCTCTGCTGACTCCTGCCGGTTCAGTCATACATCTCTGCATGGGTTACCAATTTAATTGGCGTTTCCGGCAGGCCTCCCCGGGTAAGAACGTTATCTTTCCCTCCATCTACCCGCTCCATTTACTCTCGACAGCCTTTGGTAGCATGGACTTTATCTTGCTTTGCAGATTCATCCAACTGTCGCTAGCCTCACCTGGAGTTCGTGGTCCTCGGGCCAGAGGTTTGCCGCCGACTTCCTTCAGATTCTACCTCGCGATAGACACCCTTGTCTTAAGCTATAGCTACTGCTACCTTCGCCATTCGGGACTTTCACCCTATAGATAACGCCCATGCCAGGCGCACAAAGAGCCGGCCATTGGCGGGACCATGCCGATGCTGGACAAAACCTTCCCCACCAACGACTGCTCCATGTGCATCCTGTCTCCCAAGCTGGTGGACTGCGGGAGACACCTGAACATTAAGACCATGACCAACTCCGAACTAGTGGGACTTGCGGGAGAACCCGGCCACTTCAAGGCCACCATCAGAACCAAAGCCCGTTACGTTGACCCGGCCAAATGCACCGGCTGCGGCAGCTGTGCGGAAGCCTGCCCGGTAAAAGTAGACGATGAATTCAACCAGGGGCTGGGCAAACGGAAAGCCATCTACAAACTATATGCCCAGGCCTTCCCCAACGCCTATGCCATAGACAACAGCAAATGCCTGAAATTCAAGAACCTGAATAACGACAAACTGTGCGGTAAATGTATTAAAGCCTGCCAGGCCGGCGCCATCAACCACCACATGCAAGACGAAGAAATTGAAATTGAAGTAGGATCCCTGAATCCGTAAAGTATTTTTTTGTCTCACCCCTTAATTTGTAGGTAGATGAAGGAATATGTAGAAATATACATTAAATCAATATTCCTACTCTTCACCTCAGGGGTGCAACATGAAAAAGATAAAAACCAAGAAAATTAAAACAAAAAATGTAGATGATGATAGGCTCACTATCTTTGAAATTGAACAAGGTGACGAAGAATTATCGACTCATTCTGGTTTAGCTCTTATAGGAGCATTACTAGCTAATACCAAGATAAAAACTCGGCTAAACAAGACAATGTCTGCTGAACAAAAGAAACCCCATATTTCTAATGGAAGTGTTGGTATTGCCTACATTGGCCTACTATGCCAAGGAAAGAGTGATTTTGACCATATTGAACCCTTTCGAGAAGATAATTTCTTTGCAATCTCGTTAAACATCAAGGAGACACCGTCAAGCCCAACCCTTCGCCAACGACTAGATATGGTTGCTAAAGATAAGCAATGGAATAGTATCCTGTTGGAAGAATCTGCTGGGCTAATCAAGAAAACCAATGCACCGCTAACGCCAGTGTACCTGGGTCAGGAAAATAGAGTATATCTTCCACTGGATATTGATGTGTCTCCCTTTGATAACTCTAACACCAAAAAAGAAGGGGTCTCCCGTACCTACAAAGGCACGGATGGTTACGCTCCCATCTTTGCATATCTAGCAAAGGAAGGTTATTGCGTAAATACTGAGTTACGCCAAGGAAGTGAACATTGCCAAAAGAACACTTCGGAATTTGTTGCCGAAAGCATTCGCTATGCCAAAAAAATCACCCATTTGCCTTTGCTATTAAGAATGGATTCAGGCAATGACAGCGCTAACAATATTGAAATTTGCTTAAATGATGAAACTAAGGCAGATTTCATTATTAAGCGAAACCTTCGCAAAGAAACTCCTGAAGGGTGGCTACTATTGGCAAAGAACAACAAAGATATTTACTGTCAGGAACGTGAAGGTAAAAAAGTCTACTATGGTTCCATGATGAAATACAAAAAGGAACTAAAAAGAGAAATCAGGGTGGTTTACAAGATTACAGAAAGAACCTTTGGTAAAGATGGCCAGATATTTCTCGTACCTCAAGTAGAGGCAG
This region of Desulforamulus ferrireducens genomic DNA includes:
- the eno gene encoding phosphopyruvate hydratase, with product MTIISDVFAREILDSRGNPTLEAEVWLEDGTVGRAAVPSGASTGAYEAVELRDGDKGRYLGKGVIKAVDNVNKLIGPELIGMDVTDQIGIDRLMIELDGTPNKGKLGANAILGVSLAVAKAAANYCGLPLYQYIGGINAKELPVPMMNILNGGAHADNNVDIQEFMILPAGAHSFSEGLRMGAEIFHNLKAVLKGRGLNTAVGDEGGFAPNLKSNEEALTVIIEAIEKAGYKPGQDVFLGLDVAATELYKDGKYILEGEGVTYTSDEMIDFYQRLVDKYPVITIEDGLSEDDWEGWAKLTRALGKKIQLVGDDLFVTNTERLAKGIKSGVANSILIKVNQIGTLTETLDAIEMAKRAGYTAVVSHRSGETDDTTIADLAVAANAGQIKTGAPSRTDRVAKYNQLLRIEEELGELARYRGREVFYNIR
- the ltrA gene encoding group II intron reverse transcriptase/maturase, whose translation is MERVVARDNMLYALYRVEANKGAAGIDGMTIESLRPFLKDQWPVIREQLLKGTYQPKPVRRVEIPKPDGGTRLLGIPTVIDRLIQQALLQKMNDIFEPTFVPFSFGFRPHKRAHSAVELAREYIKEGYRWVVDMDLEKFFDKVNHDILMSKVSRRIQDKRVLLLIRRYLQAGVMVNGCCIATGEGTPQGGPLSPLLANIMLNDLDWELWKRGHRFVRYADDCNIYVKSRRAGERVMASVKKFVEERLKLKVNMQKSAVDRPWKRKFLGFSFTWDKEPKIRIAPKTKKRFMDKIRELTNRSKSQSMNKRIKAINTYIVGWIGYYRLADTRSVFQSLDEWLRRRLRMCYLKQWKKPKTKRKKLVALGIPPEWAMLISGSRKGYWRLSNTPQVNKALGLAFWQEQGLKSLVERYNELRSTT
- a CDS encoding IS1380 family transposase → MKKIKTKKIKTKNVDDDRLTIFEIEQGDEELSTHSGLALIGALLANTKIKTRLNKTMSAEQKKPHISNGSVGIAYIGLLCQGKSDFDHIEPFREDNFFAISLNIKETPSSPTLRQRLDMVAKDKQWNSILLEESAGLIKKTNAPLTPVYLGQENRVYLPLDIDVSPFDNSNTKKEGVSRTYKGTDGYAPIFAYLAKEGYCVNTELRQGSEHCQKNTSEFVAESIRYAKKITHLPLLLRMDSGNDSANNIEICLNDETKADFIIKRNLRKETPEGWLLLAKNNKDIYCQEREGKKVYYGSMMKYKKELKREIRVVYKITERTFGKDGQIFLVPQVEAETYWTSLPDPPHVIEKLYHEHGTSEQFHSELKTDLDLERLPSGKFDTNNLVLHFGVVAYNLLRMIGQSTTRMQHVPIRKQAERRRIRTVIQNLITLASRLVSHARKKKLRFGKHSPWFETFKQAYAVCLAR